In Burkholderia gladioli, a genomic segment contains:
- a CDS encoding DUF1109 domain-containing protein, with amino-acid sequence MNTEELIANLVEAPRAPGRAAVARRLGWAVAAGLAAALLLLPLIWGNTGRIEAAILRPMFWAKVMLPASMTLAALWTAARLSQPGVKVGRAWLALGLPVALVAVAAALVLATAPPDARAGLLLGHTWRTCSLYIAGLSMPALAVLLHAMRGLAATRPVAAGRVAGLLAGAIGTLVYCLRCPETAVPFWALWYLVGMAVPALAGGLLGRRVLRW; translated from the coding sequence ATGAACACCGAGGAACTGATCGCGAACCTGGTGGAGGCGCCGCGCGCGCCGGGACGCGCGGCCGTGGCTCGCCGGCTGGGCTGGGCCGTGGCGGCCGGCCTGGCGGCGGCGCTGCTGTTGCTGCCGCTGATCTGGGGCAATACCGGCCGCATCGAGGCGGCGATCCTGCGGCCGATGTTCTGGGCCAAGGTGATGCTGCCGGCCTCGATGACGCTGGCGGCCTTGTGGACCGCCGCGCGGCTCTCGCAGCCCGGCGTGAAGGTCGGGCGGGCCTGGCTCGCGCTCGGCCTGCCGGTGGCGCTGGTGGCGGTCGCGGCAGCGCTGGTGCTGGCCACCGCGCCGCCTGACGCGCGCGCGGGCCTGCTGCTGGGTCATACCTGGCGCACCTGCTCGCTCTATATCGCGGGGCTGTCGATGCCGGCCCTGGCAGTGCTGCTGCACGCGATGCGCGGCCTGGCCGCCACCCGGCCCGTCGCGGCCGGCCGCGTGGCCGGGCTGCTGGCCGGCGCGATCGGCACCCTGGTGTATTGCCTGCGCTGCCCCGAGACGGCCGTGCCGTTCTGGGCGCTCTGGTACCTGGTGGGGATGGCGGTGCCGGCGCTGGCAGGCGGGCTGCTCGGGCGGCGCGTGCTGCGCTGGTAG
- the glgA gene encoding glycogen synthase GlgA — translation MAPNVLMVAAEAAPLAKSGGLGDMVSACASALRQRGIDVSILLPGYESAFDQALAPTPLGYLRDLPGGDARLWRAAMPDTGVPVLLLEMNHLYGHRGSGLYQDEGGRDYLDNFVRFASLSAAAARIASGVRGVKRPHIVHAHDWHTGLTPLLMKLAGAPARSVFTIHNLAFQGNYPPGLAPYAGIPSELLAAAPHEPHSIEFYGALSCMKAAIVYADRLSAVSERYAREILTPRFGNRMEGVLEAHRDKLSGIVNGIDDTLWDPRHDSLIAQGYGVDDLVGKHACKRALQQSYGLPTDPFAPLVAIGSRLTTQKLADRLCEAIPAALERWPRAQFAVLGQGEASIEYELRQLAARWPGRLGVHIGYDEPRAHRLHAGADILLHASRFEPCGLTQLYAMRYGTIPVASRVGGLADTIVDHRAADAAPDEHERATLEQGATGFLFDGERAEDIVQALERAFDLFGQPQAWRVLQRNAMQRDSSWAGPTKRYLELYRSLVDLPALREERKAVQPARARPAATAPQIRPQPAAERYGGAGLASRRGGNAAAQQASSGA, via the coding sequence TTGGCGCCAAATGTCCTGATGGTCGCCGCCGAAGCGGCGCCGCTTGCCAAGAGCGGCGGTCTCGGCGATATGGTCAGCGCCTGCGCGAGCGCGCTGCGTCAACGCGGAATCGACGTGTCGATCCTGCTGCCCGGCTATGAAAGTGCCTTCGACCAGGCGCTCGCGCCCACGCCGCTCGGCTACCTGCGCGATTTGCCCGGCGGCGACGCGCGATTGTGGCGCGCCGCGATGCCCGACACCGGCGTGCCGGTGCTGCTGCTGGAAATGAATCACCTGTATGGCCATCGCGGCAGCGGCCTCTACCAGGACGAGGGCGGCCGCGACTACCTCGACAACTTCGTGCGCTTCGCCTCGCTGTCGGCGGCCGCCGCGCGGATCGCCTCGGGCGTGCGCGGCGTGAAGCGCCCGCACATCGTCCACGCGCACGACTGGCACACCGGCCTCACGCCGCTCCTGATGAAGCTGGCGGGCGCGCCGGCGCGCAGCGTGTTCACGATCCACAACCTGGCCTTCCAGGGCAACTATCCGCCGGGCCTCGCGCCCTACGCGGGGATTCCGTCCGAGCTGCTGGCCGCCGCGCCGCACGAGCCGCACAGCATCGAGTTCTACGGCGCGCTGAGCTGCATGAAGGCGGCGATCGTCTATGCCGACCGCCTGTCGGCCGTCAGCGAGCGTTATGCGCGCGAGATCCTCACGCCGCGCTTCGGCAATCGCATGGAAGGCGTGCTGGAAGCGCATCGCGACAAGCTCTCGGGGATCGTCAACGGCATCGACGACACGCTCTGGGACCCGCGCCACGACAGCCTGATCGCGCAGGGCTACGGCGTCGACGACCTGGTCGGCAAGCATGCCTGCAAGCGTGCGCTGCAGCAGAGCTACGGACTGCCGACCGATCCGTTCGCGCCGCTGGTGGCGATCGGCAGTCGCCTGACCACGCAGAAGCTGGCCGACCGGCTGTGCGAGGCGATTCCGGCCGCGCTGGAGCGCTGGCCGCGCGCGCAGTTCGCCGTGCTGGGGCAGGGCGAGGCCAGCATCGAATACGAGCTGCGCCAGCTCGCGGCGCGCTGGCCGGGGCGGCTCGGCGTGCATATCGGCTACGACGAGCCGCGTGCGCACCGGCTGCATGCCGGCGCCGACATCCTGCTGCACGCGAGCCGCTTCGAACCCTGCGGGCTCACCCAGCTCTACGCGATGCGCTACGGCACGATCCCGGTCGCCTCGCGCGTGGGCGGGCTGGCCGATACGATCGTCGATCACCGCGCGGCCGACGCGGCACCGGACGAGCACGAGCGCGCCACGCTGGAGCAGGGCGCCACCGGCTTCCTGTTCGACGGCGAGCGCGCGGAGGACATCGTGCAGGCGCTCGAGCGCGCCTTCGATCTGTTCGGCCAGCCGCAGGCGTGGCGGGTCCTGCAACGCAATGCGATGCAGCGCGATTCGAGCTGGGCCGGGCCAACCAAGCGCTATCTCGAGTTGTACCGCTCGCTGGTCGACCTGCCGGCCCTGCGCGAGGAACGCAAGGCGGTGCAGCCGGCGCGTGCGCGCCCGGCAGCCACCGCGCCGCAGATCAGGCCGCAGCCGGCTGCCGAACGCTACGGCGGCGCCGGACTGGCGTCGCGTCGTGGTGGCAACGCCGCCGCTCAGCAGGCCAGCAGCGGGGCCTGA
- a CDS encoding Type 1 glutamine amidotransferase-like domain-containing protein codes for MTTWIGCPRRRRCTACSGSRRRWLERRRQSRDNPANAKPTGGIMPIHRRLALYSDQEAPGNEAMNARLLQLIGRERPRIGYVPAEPDPRLLYFHRQADYYRSIGAELDARVDPRDPASEAAWSAVLSCDAIHLSGGNTFSFLSWLRRGDGLSRLARYAAEGGVLIGVSAGAILMTPSIESALLCGDIRDPESTDDAGLALVDFRFWPHFDPANLMAWQRSLSSTLPNLHACPDGAGMVVDGEDIELFGRVRRYDGGQAHPARNED; via the coding sequence TTGACCACGTGGATCGGCTGCCCGCGGCGCAGGCGCTGTACGGCATGCTCCGGGAGCAGGCGACGCTGGCTTGAGCGCCGGCGCCAGTCACGGGACAATCCCGCCAACGCGAAACCGACCGGAGGCATCATGCCGATTCACCGAAGACTGGCCTTGTACAGCGATCAGGAAGCGCCAGGCAACGAGGCCATGAACGCGCGCCTGCTGCAACTGATCGGCCGCGAGCGCCCACGGATCGGCTATGTTCCCGCCGAGCCCGACCCACGGCTTCTCTATTTCCATCGTCAGGCCGATTACTATCGCTCGATCGGCGCGGAACTGGACGCGCGGGTGGATCCGCGCGATCCCGCGTCCGAGGCGGCATGGTCGGCGGTGCTGTCGTGCGATGCGATCCACCTGTCGGGCGGCAACACTTTTTCCTTCCTGTCCTGGCTGCGGCGCGGCGATGGGCTTTCACGCCTGGCCCGCTACGCGGCCGAGGGCGGCGTGCTGATCGGCGTCAGCGCGGGCGCGATCCTGATGACGCCGAGCATCGAATCGGCGCTGTTGTGCGGGGACATCCGGGATCCGGAATCGACCGACGATGCCGGGCTCGCCTTGGTCGACTTCCGCTTCTGGCCGCATTTCGATCCGGCGAACCTGATGGCCTGGCAGCGCAGCCTGTCGTCGACCCTGCCGAACCTGCATGCTTGCCCCGACGGCGCGGGCATGGTGGTCGATGGTGAGGATATCGAGCTATTCGGGCGAGTCCGTCGATACGATGGCGGGCAGGCGCATCCTGCTCGAAACGAGGATTGA
- a CDS encoding VOC family protein produces the protein MFDHVKFGVSDYAASRHFFLKALEPIGVAVLGEGVPTYGIEMSPKGKASLCLYQTDERPAHLHLAFTADHREQVDAFHRAALAAGGKDNGAPGLRAHYHANYYAAFVIGPDGHNIEMVCHSPEA, from the coding sequence ATGTTCGACCATGTCAAATTCGGCGTCAGCGATTACGCGGCAAGTAGACATTTCTTCCTCAAGGCACTCGAGCCGATCGGCGTCGCGGTGCTCGGCGAGGGCGTGCCGACCTACGGCATCGAAATGAGTCCCAAGGGCAAGGCCTCCCTGTGCCTGTACCAGACCGACGAGAGGCCCGCGCACCTGCACCTGGCCTTCACGGCGGATCATCGCGAGCAGGTCGATGCCTTCCATCGCGCGGCGCTGGCGGCCGGCGGCAAGGACAACGGCGCGCCCGGGCTGCGAGCGCATTACCACGCGAACTACTACGCGGCCTTCGTGATCGGCCCGGACGGGCACAACATCGAGATGGTGTGCCACAGCCCGGAGGCTTGA